The Montipora capricornis isolate CH-2021 chromosome 1, ASM3666992v2, whole genome shotgun sequence genome contains a region encoding:
- the LOC138052887 gene encoding uncharacterized protein, producing MAIFYMFMYEIRSMTEVMHIQHDSAISYDEYHDQVSHDQTCQCLGYLAYVASRRLHSAASSLENFNLLLTKVLMASIERTESTEDIAVKKIRTLAKGFGGDVKTVEDLSSPERYLYWQFPDWKSSNKTIMVPPAFTPSQLGLTVSRDGRYLHEDDVNIRGIIGEELVYTRLQQIGNANDLGMFVIHDFCLQDITKWKKMCKKEGNVPAVPVPTGQSDFLIFHHKKGVILMEVKNLKQEDLDGSSNYQESIKPPVDSVQKKQLGEKGSFKGKESECQTSSINTGSQSTQTPRETKQQTLTTEKISSNVNQKITDAKKQLNNDMEIIRAFSKLDSDSAEVGALPPFPVIMVIALPSTKKGTVHIDPKDTLFIYEEDLESPDTFWRWWKQNIEEEPSIAPTLAYELALSRTLAVRHLGPVSEPEYTAYTSYTLETFQHLEKLARKAFRTVKEKEYNHLSHWCQEMFQVAEYVDDLPTKKALKDGLRTALKSLNIPNDEKSLLKNLNDSLCSKRSRFFGGDHGPAVEDIKVFQWLSQEYVMDLGSIVRYLNRVAAAAQVPFILVANRTLVDLKLDNTDKASSLNKLSGLLIRNKNKFLVGDSCTSLDVELCNQIKKGDIRVLPFPGKRSFPPIFTAEQLAVFEGPKKQLIIGGPGSGKTELMRCMALMLSKQLERGKEILYLIQLPRKEKSVFPNTMKQYFLDNMAENVKVKTIELEGEHYDVFNEQCSRIKLQKYSHVFIDELWIGSKIRYQMHEGSDTIDEIDELKLVKDAIEKTDGYVWMSSVFDYREDCFDEVKSEEEIHQLLKKQRLQGKERPLYKKLGTPSLLDTLKRNGGVICRIKHLLRSTNNIVKLLQDYSACYFGRDFPYGTDKMLNHNVEGQEIKWVVVQQQNSLAIPETNINPVSQNSLMKVKELTRLMYQTCGDIIKEATRPTAELRPPSLMKTNKSGMRFQLLASDILVVNFVARYKTENNLADELDRRGIQVFELSELSEQGLVPGDFSKVCQDKVCLLNSMSRHDSNLIEGTEWPMVIILLTSELLFTSAEKVTFEMLRNYDAYIAMFRAQAKLVVISNSWKNQQDFLKVVGEKIK from the exons ATGGCTATTTTCTACATGTTTATGTATGAAATAAGGTCAATGACCGAGGTTATGCATATTCAACACGATTCAGCAATAAGCTATGACGAATACCATGATCAAGTCAGCCATGACCAAACTTGTCAATGTCTAGGTTACCTCGCCTACGTGGCAAGCAGGAGACTTCATTCAGCTGCTTCATCACTTGAAAACTTTAATTTACTTCTTACAAAG GTACTAATGGCTTCAATCGAAAGGACAGAGTCCACAGAAGACATTGCTGTGAAGAAAATACGGACGTTGGCCAAAGGGTTTGGGGGAGATGTTAAAACCGTTGAGGACCTTTCAAGTCCCGAGAGATATTTATATTGGCAGTTTCCCGATTGGAAATCAAGTAACAAGACTATCATGGTTCCTCCTGCTTTCACACCTTCTCAGTTGGGACTCACTGTCTCCAGAGATGGACGATACCTCCATGAAGACGATGTCAACATCAGAGGTATTATTGGTGAGGAGTTAGTTTACACACGTCTTCAACAGATTGGCAATGCAAATGACCTGGGAATGTTTGTGATTCACGATTTCTGTCTCCAAGACATCACCAAGTGGAAGAAGATGTGTAAAAAGGAGGGCAACGTGCCAGCAGTTCCTGTTCCCACTGGACAAAGTGATTTTCTTATCTTTCATCACAAGAAGGGGGTCATTCTTATGGAGGTAAAAAACCTGAAGCAAGAAGATCTGGATGGTTCCTCTAACTACCAGGAAAGCATCAAGCCACCAGTAGACAGTGTTCAAAAGAAACAGCTAGGTGAGAAAGGGTCTTTCAAGGGAAAGGAATCTGAGTGCCAAACAAGCAGTATCAATACTGGCTCCCAGAGCACTCAGACACCCCGAGAGACAAAACAGCAAACATTAACTACTGAAAAAATCTCATCAAATGTGAACCAAAAGATCACAGATGCAAAGAAGCAGTTGAATAATGATATGGAGATAATTAGAGCTTTTTCTAAACTGGATTCTGACAGTGCAGAAGTGGGTGCTTTACCACCATTCCCTGTGATAATGGTCATTGCCTTACCCTCTACCAAGAAAGGAACTGTGCATATAGACCCAAAAGACACCTTGTTCATTTATGAAGAAGACCTCGAAAGTCCAGACACCTTTTGGAGGTGGTGGAAGCAGAACATAGAAGAAGAACCTTCCATAGCACCTACCTTAGCCTATGAACTGGCCTTGTCTCGTACACTGGCTGTGAGGCATTTGGGCCCTGTTAGCGAACCAGAGTACactgcttacacaagttacacTTTGGAAACCTTCCAGCATCTTGAGAAACTTGCAAGAAAAGCTTTTCGCACAGTAAAGGAAAAAGAGTACAATCATCTTTCCCATTGGTGTCAAGAAATGTTTCAAGTTGCTGAATATGTGGATGACCTTCCTACAAAGAAAGCACTAAAGGATGGCCTTCGTACAGCACTAAAGAGTCTTAACATCCCAAACGATGAAAAATCTCTTTTGAAGAATCTTAATGATAGCCTTTGTAGCAAGAGATCTAGATTTTTTGGTGGTGATCATGGGCCAGCTGTCGAAGACATTAAAGTCTTCCAGTGGCTTTCACAAGAGTATGTAATGGACTTAGGCAGCATTGTTCGCTACCTCAATAGAGTTGCAGCCGCCGCACAAGTACCCTTTATCTTGGTTGCCAACAGAACTCTGGTTGACCTCAAATTGGACAACACAGACAAAGCCAGCAGTCTCAACAAACTCTCAGGGCTCTTgataagaaacaaaaacaagttCCTTGTGGGAGATAGCTGCACAAGTTTAGACGTGGAGTTATGCAACCAAATTAAAAAGGGTGACATCAGGGTTCTTCCATTTCCTGGCAAAAGATCATTTCCACCCATATTCACAGCTGAACAGCTTGCTGTATTTGAAGGACCCAAGAAGCAACTGATCATTGGTGGACCAGGAAGTGGTAAGACAGAATTGATGAGATGCATGGCCTTAATGCTAAGCAAGCAATTAGAGAGAGGGAAAGAAATCCTGTATCTGATCCAGTTGCCAAGAAAGGAAAAGTCTGTCTTTCCTAACACTATGAAACAGTACTTTCTGGACAACATGGCAGAAAATGTCAAGGTAAAGACAATTGAGCTTGAGGGTGAGCACTATGATGTTTTTAATGAGCAGTGCTCAAggataaaattgcaaaaatacaGCCATGTTTTTATAGATGAGCTTTGGATTGGTTCAAAGATCAGATACCAGATGCATGAAGGAAGTGACACTATTGATGAAATCGACGAGTTGAAGCTTGTCAAAGATGCTATTGAAAAAACGGACGGATATGTCTGGATGAGTTCTGTTTTTGACTACAGGGAAGATTGTTTTGATGAGGTAAAAAGTGAAGAAGAAATTCATCAGCTACTCAAGAAACAGAGACTCCAGGGAAAGGAACGTCCGCTTTACAAGAAACTTGGTACCCCTTCACTTCTGGATACATTGAAAAGAAATGGAGGAGTTATCTGCAGGATCAAGCATCTTTTGAGGAGCACAAACAACATTGTGAAGCTGTTACAAGATTACAGTGCCTGCTATTTTGGCCGAGATTTTCCATATGGAACTGACAAAATGCTCAACCACAATGTAGAGGGTCAAGAGATCAAATGGGTTGTAGTTCAGCAACAGAACAGCTTAGCCATTCCTGAAACCAACATTAATCCAGTATCACAAAATTCTCTTATGAAGGTGAAGGAGCTAACAAGGCTCATGTACCAGACATGTGGGGACATTATCAAAGAAGCAACACGTCCCACCGCCGAATTACGACCACCTTCactgatgaaaacaaacaagaGTGGAATGAGATTTCAGCTCCTGGCTAGTGACATCCTGGTGGTGAATTTTGTTGCTCGGTATAAGACAGAAAACAATCTTGCCGATGAACTGGACAGAAGAGGAATACAAGTCTTTGAATTGAGTGAATTGAGTGAACAAGGATTAGTTCCTGGTGATTTCTCTAAGGTGTGCCAAGACAAAGTATGTCTTTTGAATTCAATGTCGAGGCACGATTCAAATCTCATTGAAGGAACAGAGTGGCCAATGGTTATTATACTTCTCACATCTGAGCTCCTCTTTACCAGTGCAGAAAAAGTGACTTTTGAGATGCTTCGAAACTATGATGCATACATAGCCATGTTCAGGGCACAGGCAAAACTGGTGGTGATATCTAATTCATGGAAGAACCAGCAAGACTTTCTAAAAGTTGTTGGAGAAAAAATAAAGTGA